The Paracoccus sediminicola genome has a segment encoding these proteins:
- the proS gene encoding proline--tRNA ligase, whose protein sequence is MRLSRYFLPVLKEDPKEAQIVSHRLMLRAGMIKQQAAGIYSWLPLGQKVLRRIEQIVHEEQQRAGHIPVLMPTLQSADLWRESGRYDAYGEELLRITDRHGRDMLYGPTNEEMITDIFRSHVNSYKDLPLTLYHIQWKFRDEVRPRFGVMRGREFLMKDGYNFDLSREDALHAYNRHLVTYLRTYERMGLQAIPMRADSGPIGGDDTHEFLVLAETGESEVFYDSEITELKFGDREIDYDSVEQCQAVLEEFTSRYARTDETHDEAKFNEIPEERRRSARGIEVGQIFYFGTKYSEPMGATVVGPDGQRVPVHMGSHGIGVSRLAGAIIEASHDEKGIIWPEGVTPFHVGIVNLKQGDSSVDSACEALYRDLKAKGFDVLYDDRDERAGAKFATMDLIGLPWRVTVGPRGLQNNKVELTSRRTGESEEISPADAVARLEKIYKPVFDAAR, encoded by the coding sequence ATGCGTCTGTCGCGTTATTTCCTGCCCGTCCTCAAGGAAGACCCCAAGGAGGCGCAGATCGTCAGTCACCGGCTGATGCTGCGCGCCGGCATGATCAAGCAGCAGGCGGCGGGAATCTATTCCTGGCTGCCTCTGGGCCAGAAGGTGCTGCGCCGGATCGAGCAGATCGTGCATGAGGAACAGCAGCGCGCCGGGCATATCCCGGTGCTGATGCCGACGCTGCAATCGGCGGATCTGTGGCGCGAAAGCGGCCGCTATGATGCCTATGGCGAGGAGTTGCTGCGTATCACCGACCGCCACGGACGCGACATGCTGTATGGTCCGACCAATGAAGAGATGATCACCGACATCTTCCGCAGCCATGTGAACAGCTACAAGGATCTGCCGCTGACGCTGTATCACATCCAGTGGAAATTCCGCGACGAGGTCCGCCCGCGTTTCGGCGTCATGCGGGGCCGCGAGTTCCTGATGAAGGATGGCTATAATTTCGACCTCTCGCGCGAGGACGCGCTGCACGCCTATAACCGGCATCTGGTGACCTATCTGCGGACCTATGAACGCATGGGGCTTCAGGCGATCCCGATGCGCGCGGATAGCGGCCCGATCGGCGGGGATGACACGCATGAATTCCTCGTGCTGGCCGAGACTGGCGAGTCGGAGGTGTTCTATGACAGCGAAATCACCGAGCTGAAATTCGGCGACCGTGAGATCGACTATGACAGTGTCGAGCAATGCCAGGCGGTGCTGGAAGAATTCACCAGCCGTTACGCTCGCACCGACGAAACCCATGACGAGGCGAAGTTCAACGAGATCCCCGAGGAGCGCCGCCGCAGCGCACGCGGGATCGAGGTCGGCCAGATTTTCTATTTCGGCACCAAATATTCCGAACCGATGGGCGCCACCGTGGTCGGACCAGACGGGCAGCGCGTCCCGGTGCATATGGGCAGCCACGGCATCGGCGTCAGCCGCCTGGCCGGGGCGATCATCGAGGCCAGCCATGACGAGAAGGGCATTATCTGGCCCGAGGGCGTGACGCCGTTCCATGTCGGCATCGTCAATCTGAAACAGGGCGATTCCTCGGTGGATAGCGCCTGTGAGGCGCTGTATCGGGATCTGAAGGCAAAGGGGTTCGACGTGCTCTATGACGACCGCGACGAACGCGCAGGGGCGAAATTCGCCACGATGGACCTGATCGGGCTACCCTGGCGGGTGACGGTGGGGCCGCGC
- a CDS encoding glycosyl transferase: MKQIICIKWGAKYGPDYANRFYNMVAKNITPPFRVICFTDSTEGLNPAIETRPLPDPDFVMPRNTPGKWPKSQLWGDLGDITGTVLFMDLDVIVTGSLDAFFEYGDPADTITAKNPNTPLERMAQTSIYRMKVGKLAPMREKFLSDPQGFADKYRYEQRFVTHNAPGGVKFWPRGWVSHFRMHCIPPFPLNYVQPPRIPRGTKVVIFAGHLNPDDAVLGQWSKNDPLRSPGDHLRATFDGRRRESVSKHLRHYYLPAKWIADKWI, encoded by the coding sequence ATGAAACAGATCATCTGCATCAAATGGGGCGCGAAATACGGTCCCGACTATGCCAATCGCTTCTATAACATGGTGGCGAAGAATATCACCCCGCCGTTCCGGGTCATCTGCTTCACCGACAGCACCGAGGGGCTGAACCCCGCGATCGAGACCCGGCCTCTGCCCGATCCGGATTTCGTCATGCCGAGGAACACCCCCGGCAAATGGCCGAAATCGCAGCTCTGGGGCGATCTTGGCGATATCACCGGGACCGTGCTGTTCATGGATCTCGACGTGATCGTGACCGGCAGTCTCGACGCGTTCTTCGAGTATGGCGATCCTGCGGATACCATCACCGCGAAGAACCCCAACACCCCGCTTGAGCGTATGGCGCAGACCTCGATCTATCGGATGAAGGTCGGCAAGCTGGCACCGATGCGCGAGAAATTTCTTTCGGACCCGCAGGGCTTCGCCGACAAATACCGCTATGAGCAGCGCTTCGTGACCCATAACGCGCCGGGCGGGGTGAAGTTCTGGCCGCGCGGATGGGTAAGCCATTTCCGCATGCATTGCATCCCGCCATTTCCGCTGAACTATGTGCAGCCCCCGCGGATCCCGCGTGGCACGAAAGTGGTGATCTTCGCGGGCCATCTGAACCCGGATGATGCCGTGCTCGGCCAGTGGTCCAAGAACGATCCGCTGCGCAGCCCCGGCGACCATCTGAGGGCGACTTTTGACGGGCGGCGGCGTGAGAGCGTTTCAAAACATCTCCGCCATTACTACCTTCCGGCGAAATGGATCGCTGATAAATGGATCTAG
- a CDS encoding DUF4260 domain-containing protein — MNRVVIWQRVEGAVVFFAGIWIYSALGGGFAWWLALLLFFAPDLAFAGYAGGPKIGAAVYNLVHLYAFGLMLLMLGSVIGNGGMMALAALWLGHAGFDRMLGYGLKTDAGFGHTHLGPIGRNR, encoded by the coding sequence ATGAACAGAGTCGTCATCTGGCAGCGCGTCGAGGGCGCGGTCGTCTTTTTCGCCGGGATCTGGATCTACAGCGCCCTCGGCGGCGGCTTTGCCTGGTGGCTGGCGCTGCTGCTGTTCTTTGCGCCGGATCTGGCCTTTGCGGGCTATGCCGGGGGGCCGAAGATCGGGGCGGCTGTCTATAACCTGGTGCATCTCTATGCGTTCGGACTGATGCTGCTGATGCTGGGCAGCGTCATCGGGAATGGGGGCATGATGGCCCTTGCTGCGCTCTGGCTGGGCCATGCGGGGTTCGACCGGATGCTGGGCTATGGCCTCAAGACCGATGCCGGGTTCGGACACACCCATCTGGGGCCGATTGGCCGCAATCGCTAG
- a CDS encoding glycosyltransferase family 8 protein — translation MTATPQFSADFKPQNDTAIILACDAAYLAYAAIPALQLARGKRDYDLLIGGPVPLALPALLREAGIGHVAAADATLVDALPTDARRSIATYMELFCASALRGIYRRILVLDSDVIFQRGDPGRLLCADMLGHAVAAVRDNRQWRSPRRRVREFRQLGLPAAPYFNAGVVMIDTERWAEADLSARAASFAHAHLDRLGRDQALMNGMLHGDWAEISPLWNWQFTWSSAHLMSMADPCLVHFIGPHKPWLDSADGRIPMRLRADYAAILPRHFPDAPRGTALERRHLPERHDLGKSLFKQWRSSGAMLDYLGRFPDEYTLLKP, via the coding sequence ATGACCGCCACTCCGCAATTTTCCGCCGACTTCAAACCGCAGAACGACACTGCCATCATTCTGGCCTGCGATGCGGCCTATCTGGCCTATGCAGCGATCCCGGCACTGCAGCTCGCCCGCGGCAAGCGCGACTACGATCTTCTGATCGGCGGACCGGTTCCGCTTGCGCTGCCGGCGCTGTTGCGCGAGGCCGGGATAGGCCATGTCGCGGCGGCGGACGCAACGCTCGTCGATGCGCTGCCCACCGATGCGCGGCGGTCGATCGCGACCTATATGGAGCTGTTCTGCGCCTCGGCCCTGCGCGGGATCTATCGCCGGATCCTCGTGCTCGACAGCGACGTGATTTTTCAGCGCGGCGATCCGGGGCGGCTTCTCTGCGCCGACATGCTCGGACATGCCGTTGCGGCGGTCCGTGACAACCGGCAATGGCGCTCGCCCCGGAGACGGGTGCGCGAGTTCCGGCAGCTCGGCCTGCCGGCGGCGCCCTATTTCAACGCGGGCGTGGTGATGATCGACACCGAGCGATGGGCAGAGGCGGATCTGAGCGCCCGTGCCGCCAGCTTCGCGCATGCGCATCTGGACAGGCTAGGCCGCGATCAGGCGCTGATGAACGGGATGCTGCACGGCGACTGGGCCGAGATCAGCCCCTTGTGGAACTGGCAGTTTACCTGGTCCTCGGCGCATCTGATGTCGATGGCGGATCCCTGCCTCGTGCATTTCATCGGGCCGCATAAGCCCTGGCTCGACAGCGCGGATGGGCGCATCCCGATGCGGCTTCGTGCCGATTACGCTGCGATCCTGCCACGGCATTTCCCAGATGCGCCGCGCGGCACGGCGCTGGAGCGCCGCCACTTGCCCGAGCGGCACGATCTCGGGAAATCGCTGTTCAAGCAGTGGCGCTCGTCTGGCGCGATGCTCGACTATCTGGGCCGCTTCCCGGATGAATATACGCTCCTAAAGCCCTGA